A single window of Colletotrichum destructivum chromosome 9, complete sequence DNA harbors:
- a CDS encoding Putative metal-dependent hydrolase, composite domain superfamily, amidohydrolase 3, translated as MAPATLFRNGKFLAKSGTGLDAEATFAECMLVTDGRITAIGTESAVTPANRDGLQVHDLRQRTVLPGFIDGHMHLLLLGQSLRKLDLVRCTTLEDIRSTIRAYAEANPGLPTILCKGWMHSMTPGGVTAALLDDIDPRPIFVDASSLHSCWCNSAALEQLGVADMPDPAGGRIYRDADGKPSGVLDEGAMMSIIWPFQASSSPKEERIKAILAAIQEYNAAGYTGVVEMAMDEEAWDALVTLRERQPDLPVRVAAHWLIKPTTDSEANSAQVRRAVELSRKYNASTSPDLRIVGVKVICDGIIDACTAFLSQPYAPAGSPPPIWEPEYLNPVVREADAGGLQVALHAIGDAAIKMAIDAIEHNATPGRRHRIEHLELASPRDAQRLGELGLTASVQPVHADPAILTEWPRLLGEDRCQRAFAYREFADSGALMAIGSDSPTSPWQPLRNLYVATTRRSARNPSHEGTVNEHFRLGLCESVTAATYGAACSVFAEGRTGSLEVGKLADFICVDMQWDASTLLEAGVKETWFGGRRVWESRE; from the coding sequence ATGGCCCCGGCCACTCTCTTCCGCAACGGAAAGTTCCTGGCCAAATCCGGCACGGGCCTCGATGCTGAAGCAACCTTCGCCGAGTGCATGCTGGTGACGGATGGAAGGATCACCGCCATCGGCACCGAGAGCGCGGTGACGCCCGCGAACCGGGACGGGCTCCAGGTGCACGACCTGCGCCAGCGCACCGTCCTCCCCGGCTTCATCGACGGGCACATgcacctcctgctcctggGCCAGTCCCTGCGCAAGCTGGACCTGGTCCGCTGCACGACGCTGGAGGACATACGGTCGACCATCAGGGCCTACGCGGAGGCGAACCCCGGGTTGCCCACGATTCTGTGCAAGGGCTGGATGCACTCCATGACGCCCGGCGGGGTCACGGCGGCCCTGCTGGATGACATTGACCCGCGGCCCATTTTCGTCGACGCGAGTTCCCTGCACTCGTGCTGGTGCAACTCGGCCGCCCTGGAACAGCTCGGTGTCGCGGACATGCCCGACCCGGCGGGCGGGCGCATCTATCGGGACGCCGACGGGAAGCCCTCGGGTGTCTTGGACGAAGGAGCGATGATGTCCATCATCTGGCCCTTCCaggcgtcgtcctcgcccaaGGAGGAGCGCATCAAGGCGATACTGGCGGCGATCCAAGAGTACAACGCGGCAGGCTACACGGGGGTGGTGGAGatggccatggacgaggaggcaTGGGACGCGCTGGTGACTCTCCGGGAAAGGCAGCCGGATCTCCCCGTTCGGGTTGCCGCGCACTGGCTGATCAAGCCGACCACGGACTCGGAGGCCAACTCGGCCCAGGTCCGGAGAGCCGTCGAGCTGAGCCGGAAGTACAACGCCAGCACGAGCCCGGATCTCCGTATCGTCGGCGTCAAAGTCATCTGcgacggcatcatcgacgccTGCACCGCATTCCTCTCCCAGCCGTATGCCCCCGCGGGTAGTCCACCGCCGATCTGGGAGCCCGAGTATTTGAACCCCGTCGTCAGGGAagcggacgccggcggcctccaGGTGGCGCTCCACGCGATCGGggacgccgccatcaagatGGCCATCGACGCGATCGAACACAACGCCACGCCCGGACGGAGGCACCGCATCGAGCACCTGGAGCTCGCGTCGCCCCGAGACGCCCAGCGGCTGGGGGAGCTGGGGCTCACGGCGTCCGTCCAGCCCGTGCACGCCGACCCGGCCATCCTGACGGAGTGGCCTCGGCTTCTGGGAGAAGACCGCTGCCAGCGGGCCTTTGCGTACCGCGAGTTCGCCGACTCGGGCGCCCTGATGGCCATCGGCAGCGATAGCccgacgtcgccgtggcAGCCGCTGCGGAACCTGTACGTCGCGACCACGAGGCGCTCGGCGCGGAATCCCAGCCACGAGGGCACCGTCAATGAGCACTTCCGGCTAGGCCTCTGCGAGTCCgtcacggcggcgacctATGGCGCGGCTTGCAGTGTTTTCGCGGAAGGGCGAACGGGGAGCCTGGAGGTGGGAAAGCTCGCGGACTTCATCTGCGTAGATATGCAGTGGGATGCGAGTACTCTCTTGGAGGCGGGGGTCAAGGAGACATGGTTTGGCGGACGGAGAGTATGGGAGAGTCGGGAATGA
- a CDS encoding Putative class I glutamine amidotransferase encodes MLSSRTRTIAISVFAKRPAAVMLVPLPSVRKFSQSPNMSQDGERVAGGKKPVNFGVVVFPAFQALDVFGPLDALNLLSRSYNMNLYTIADTLEPVSTKQRTTAAGGGGGSTSQPATVASDFGQRIVPTHTFQTAPPLDVLIVPGGQGTRYPGITTAVDFVRERFGSLQYLLTVCTGAGVAARAGVLDGRRATTNKLSWEQTIALRPQVDWVHKARWVRDGHVWTSSGISAGIDLTFAWIAAVYGSEVAKNIADRMEYTPVEDPSWDPFADLWGSKK; translated from the exons ATGCTAAGCAGTAGAACCCGCACCATCGCGATATCAGTGTTTGCTAAGAGACCCGCGGCGGTCATGTTGGTTCCGCTGCCCAGCGTTAGGAAGTTCAGCCAGAGCCCAAACATGTCTCAAGATGGTGAGCGTGTTGCTGGTG GCAAGAAGCCCGTCAactttggcgtcgtcgtgttCCCGGCATTCCAGGCGCTCGACGTCTTCGGCCCGCTGGACGCCCTCAACCTGCTGTCTCGGTCCTACAACATGAACCTGTacaccatcgccgacacgCTGGAGCCCGTGTCAACCAAGCAGAGAACCaccgcggccggcggcggcggcggcagcaccagCCAGCCCGCTACCGTGGCCTCCGACTTCGGCCAGCGCATCGTGCCCACGCACACCTTCcagacggcgccgccgctcgacGTGCTCATCGTCCCGGGGGGCCAGGGGACGCGGTACCCGGGCATCACCACGGCCGTCGACTTCGTGCGGGAGCGGTTCGGGTCGCTGCAGTACCTGCTCACGGTCTGCACGGGCGCCGgggtggcggcgcgggccggggtgctcgacgggcggcgggcgacgacCAACAAGCTGTCGTGGGAGCAGACGATCGCGCTGCGGCCGCAGGTGGACTGGGTGCACAAGGCGCGCTGGGTGCGCGACGGGCACGTCtggacgtcgtcgggcaTCAGCGCGGGCATCGACCTGACCTTTGCGTGGATCGCCGCCGTGTACGGGAGCGAGGTCGCCAAGAACATCGCCGACCGGATGGAGTACACGCCGGTCGAGGACCCGAGCTGGGACCCCTTTGCCGACCTCTGGGGTTCGAAGAagtag
- a CDS encoding Putative aldehyde dehydrogenase domain, aldehyde/histidinol dehydrogenase → MGDLAVELTAPNGQKWTQPTGLFINNEFVPSSTGQTITSIDPATEEEIVSVHAANADDVDKAVRAAAAALKNPAWKDLAASDRGILMARLADLMESNKELLATIDAWDNGKTYNEALTNDLVEAVGVIRYYSGWCDKIFGQTIALPNKFAYTVRQPVGVVGQIIPWNYPLSMATWKLGPALACGNTVVLKAAEQTPLSILVFGRLFKEAGFPPGVVNFINGLGKDAGAALVQHPLVDKVAFTGSTGTATSVMKMASATLKNVTFETGGKSPLLVFNDADLEQAVKWSHLGIMSNQGQICTATSRILVQEDIYDAFVARFVDEVHKTSKVGDQWDPETYQGPQVSKQQHERVLSYIQAGRDEGATVKTGGGRPAHLGRGYYVSPTVFTDVHGDMRIWREEIFGPVVVIRRFGGEAEAIKVANDSVYGLGAAVFTTDLERAHRVAAEIESGMVWINSSQDCDPRVPFGGVKQSGIGRELGEAGLEAYTQIKAVHVNMGNRL, encoded by the exons ATGGGAgatctcgccgtcgagctcaCTGCGCCCAACGGGCAGAAGTGGACTCAGCCAACCGGCCTGTTCATCAACAACGAATTTGTGCCCTCATCCACAGGACAAACCATTACCTCCATTGACCCGGC CACCGAGGAGGAAATCGTGTCAGTCCACGCCGCGAatgccgacgatgtcgacAAGGCAGTGAGAGCCGCCGCTGCGGCGTTGAAGAACCCCGCGTGGAAGGACTTGGCGGCTTCGGACAGGGGCATTCTCAtggcccgcctcgccgaTCTGATGGAGTCCAACAAGGAGCTGCTTGCAACCATCGATGCCTGGGACAATG GCAAGACATACAACGAGGCATTGACgaacgacctcgtcgaggcagTGGGCGTCATCCGCTACTACAGCGGGTGGTGCGACAAGATATTCGGCCAGACCATCGCCCTGCCGAACAAGTTCGCCTACACTGTCCGGCagcccgtcggcgtcgtcgggcagATTATCCCATGGAATTATCCTCTCTCAATGGCAAC GTGGAAGCTCGGCCCAGCCCTCGCCTGCGGAAACACGGTCGtcctcaaggccgccgagcagaCCCCGCTGAGCATCCTGGTTTTCGGGCGTCTCTTCAAGGAGGCGGGGTTTCCTCCCGGCGTCGTGAACTTCATCAACGGTCTGGGTAAAGACGCCGGTGCCGCGCTCGTACAGCACCCGTTGGTCGACAAGGTGGCGTTCACGGGATCAACCGGCACCGCGACGAGCGTCATGAAGATGGCATCGGCGACCTTGAAGAACGTCACCTTCGAAACGGGCGGGAAGTCGCCTCTTTTGGTCTTCAACGACGCGGAcctcgagcaggccgtcAAGTGGTCGCATCTCGGCATCATGTCCAACCAGGGCCAGATCTGCACGGCCACCTCGcgcatcctcgtccaagaGGACATCTAcgacgccttcgtcgcccgcttcgtcgacgaggtccacAAGACGAGCAAGGTCGGCGACCAGTGGGACCCGGAGACCTACCAGGGCCCGCAGGTGTcgaagcagcagcacgaACGCGTGCTGTCGTACATCCAggccggccgcgacgagggcgcgaCGGTCAAGAcggggggcgggcggccgGCGCACCTCGGCAGGGGTTACTACGTCTCGCCGACGGTTTTCACGGACGTCCACGGCGACATGAGGATCTGGCGCGAGGAGATCTtcggccccgtcgtcgtcatccgcAGGTTCGGCggggaggccgaggcgatCAAGGTCGCGAACGACAGCGTCTACGGGTTGGGCGCAGCGGTCTTCACGACGGACCTGGAGAGGGCCCACcgcgttgccgccgagatcgagtCCGGCATGGTCTGGATCAACAGTAGTCAGGACTGCGACCCCAGGGTTCCCTTTGGCGGCGTGAAGCAGAGCGGCATCGGACgggagctcggcgaggcgggaCTAGAGGCGTACACCCAGATCAAGGCGGTTCATGTGAATATGGGCAACAGACTGTGA
- a CDS encoding Putative semialdehyde dehydrogenase, NAD-binding, NAD(P)-binding domain-containing protein, which translates to MTKVFLTGATGYIGGSVLSLLAESHPEYAVRALVRDSSKGKLVTDAFAKVETVEGELDDVDTITREVSNADIVVHLATAGHLKSVETIHKALSSREAQKPAHWIQISGASALAAGEVADKARSPGEASDLVFNDLAGIAELRSFIQGHPGRGVDNYIIKVAADEPKINTALVFPPIIYGRGTGPVNRRSVQIPSLAKATLDRRRGVQVGRGLSRWGNVHVQDVSRLIFRLVEKAAEAKGEEQVWNSNGLYLTGVGEIPFGEISKLVAAAAADQGLIPTSEVDVVGPEEANSLLPHGAVLYGTNARSEALRGKEVLGWAPAGESLEDEIPGAVAEEAFARERSSL; encoded by the exons ATGACCAAGGTTTTCTT GACTGGCGCCACAGGCTACATCGGAGGCAGCGTCCTCTCCTTGCTCGCCGAGTCGCACCCAGAGTACGCCGTTCGGGCGCTGGTGCGCGACAGCAGCAAGGGGAAGCTCGTCACGGATGCCTTCGCCAAGGTCGAAACTGTCGAGGGAGAactggacgacgtcgacacgATTACCCGCGAAGTTTCCAATGCCGATATCGTTGTCC ACTTGGCTACAGCGGGCCACCTGAAGAGCGTTGAAACCATTCACAAGGCTCTTTCATCCAGAGAAGCACAAAAGCCAG CGCATTGGATCCAAATTTCAGGCGCCagcgccctcgccgccggtgagGTCGCCGACAAAGCCCGCAGCCCGGGCGAGGCCAGCGACCTCGTCTTCAACGACCTCGCCGGGATCGCGGAGCTGCGCTCCTTCATCCAGGGACACCcgggccgcggcgtcgacaacTACATCatcaaggtcgccgccgacgagcccaAGATCAACACGGCGCTGGTGTTTCCCCCCATCATCTACGGCAGAGGCACCGGCCCCGTCAACCGGCGCAGCGTCCAGATCCCGTCACTGGCCAAGGCGACGCTGGACCGCCGGCGCGGCGTGCAGGTGGGCAGGGGACTGAGCCGATGGGGCAACGTGCACGTCCAGGACGTCAGCCGGCTAATCTTTCGTCTGgtcgagaaggcggccgaggccaagggcgaggagcAAGTCTGGAATTCGAACGGGCTGTACTTGACCGGCGTGGGAGAAATC CCCTTTGGGGAAATCTCCAAGCTCGTtgccgctgcggcggccGACCAGGGGCTTATCCCTACCAGCGAGGTCGACGTGGTCGGTCCCGAAGAGGCGAACAGCCTGCTGCCGCACGGAGCAGTGCTCTACGGAACGAATGCGCGCAGCGAGGCGCTTCGGGGCAAGGAGGTGCTGGGatgggcgccggcgggggaGAGCCTGGAAGATGAGATCCCTGGAGccgtggcggaggaggcgttTGCCAGGGAGCGAAGCAGCCTGTGA
- a CDS encoding Putative zn(2)Cys(6) fungal-type DNA-binding domain, fungal transcription factor: protein MPARPKTRSSKSGTTPTSRGKPASKAGASAKKVPRSRTFTGCRTCRGRHLKCDEVRPVCSSCRRLNLVCEGYDAQLLWVPDPLCSTEQRQSHRGTSYRYPLFTEEERSSMSVDIVDSMGDRPAADIIFDIDERIVVAGDAPHLAGPFGVFRAFEDSTAPGSPPSDPSPSGSSPNTSPVGALPDQEVGDTGEDVEEVTLEPWSIDNNSLAMGPYFPTGYFYDFNSDGILNNTSQPWTHGEGTGDLTQMMAVDGSALDFLFTPTSPRTPDMAHAGHEPAAEGSTPEEQDSAHGFTSTLTFEKNLPAQRKSPTPFTNHVPGVEPCLPAHAASLLRYYKSMESSSSVKGVRISPWQLWLLPCALETFAELSLWNTTSHTRHSILCTLLAKSAFQLHQSLSKEGKREASPWFDIGRNYQKSAQSHLKLALQGESDEPGQAKYNEMLIAILSTAMVSVMYNGSRAVKIFLLDAERLIRLRGLSMPKSFHVRVLHHVYTHLRVIAESTDIAIDTPKTQAEAATEMAVSLRKFRIAEDSLGADLDLSREKPAEVGYSDIHLDISGHWPATMYPDIYGVPESLMTLLSQTISFANEKVKLEAIAMYDSRVSLALPRHIKKLEQNIWSWSLESRDVKSGPSRPRGLVTKDTRLVDHPAVRSLTLAMHQALIIYFYRRVHNLSAMVMQDSVRKTLDFIQPCLRETADDHDFATSIGWAGFVAACEAMAPDLQERGRRVLEAIDNKGVIFGTDKPSTLAQSVWDRRRETGDWTLSWPDLMPTVAR, encoded by the exons ATGCCTGCCCGTCCAAAAACCAGGTCATCCAAATCCGGCACAACCCCGACCTCCAGAGGAAAGCCGGCAAGCAAAGCCGGCGCCAGCGCGAAGAAGGTCCCGCGCTCCAGGACCTTCACGGGTTGCCGGAcctgccgaggccgccacCTGAAGTGCGACGAGGTCCGCCCGGTATGCTCGTCCTGCCGGCGCCTCAACCTCGTCTGCGAGGGCTACGACGCCCAGCTCCTGTGGGTTCCAGACCCCCTGTGCTCAACCGAGCAGAGGCAGAGCCACCGCGGCACTTCGTACCGGTACCCGCTTttcaccgaggaggagagaagcTCCATGAGCGTCGACATCGTGGATAGCATGGGGGACCGGCCCGCGGCCGACATCAtcttcgacatcgacgagAGAATCGTCGTTGCTGGTGATGCTCCTCATCTCGCCGGTCCGTTCGGCGTGTTCAGGGCGTTCGAAGATTCCACAGCTCCAGGGTCTCCGCCATCAGATCCCTCTCCTTCGGGCAGTTCGCCCAACACCTCGCCTGTTGGGGCCTTGCCCGACCAAGAGGTTGGTGATACTGGcgaggacgtagaagaggTTACGTTAGAGCCTTGGTCCATCGACAACAATTCGCTAGCAATGGGGCCGTACTTCCCAACAGGCTATTTTTATGACTTCAATTCAGATGGCATCCTCAACAATACCAGCCAGCCATGGACACATGGCGAGGGCACAGGCGATCTTACACAGATGATGGCCGTGGACGGCTCTGCTCTTGACTTTCTCTTCACCCCTACGTCGCCGCGCACACCGGACATGGCACATGCCGGACATGAACCAGCTGCCGAGGGCAGCACTCCGGAAGAACAAGATAGCGCACATGGCTTTACAAGCACTCTCACATTTGAAAAGAATCTGCCCGCTCAACGGAAGTCTCCTACCCCTTTCACCAACCATGTGCCGGGTGTCGAGCCATGTCTGCCGGCACATGCGGCCTCTCTCTTGCGGTACTACAAGTCGAtggagtcgtcgtcgtccgtcaAGGGCGTGAGGATATCGCCCTGGCAGCTCTGGCTTCTCCCCTGCGCCCTCGAGACCTTTGCCGAGCTGTCTCTGTGGAACACCACCTCCCACACTCGGCACAGCATCCTCTGCACGCTACTGGCGAAGAGTGCCTTTCAACTGCACCAGTCGCTCAGCAAAGAAGGCAAAAGGGAGGCATCGCCATGGTTCGACATTGGGAGGAACTACCAGAAAAGCGCCCAGTCTCACCTCAAGCTAGCGCTTCAAGGCGAGTCGGACGAGCCAGGCCAGGCGAAGTACAACGAAATGCTCATCGCCATACTCTCCACGGCCATGGTATCG GTGATGTACAACGGCTCCCGCGCGGTCAAGATCttcctgctcgacgccgaacGGCTCATCCGACTTCGTGGTCTCTCCATGCCGAAATCCTTCCACGTCCGCGTGCTGCACCACGTGTATACGCACTTGCGCGTGATAGCAGAGAGCaccgacatcgccatcgacaccCCAAAGACCCAGGCTGAAGCGGCGACCGAGATGGCGGTGTCGCTACGCAAGTtccgcatcgccgaggactCCCTCGGTGCGGACCTCGATCTCTCACGCGAGaagccggccgaggtcggctACTCGGACATCCACCTGGACATCTCCGGCCATTGGCCGGCCACGATGTACCCGGACATCTACGGCGTCCCGGAGTCCCTGATGACGCTGCTCTCTCAAACCATCAGCTTCGCCAACGAAAAGGTCAAGCTTGAGGCGATCGCCATGTACGACTCCCGGGTGTCCCTGGCGCTGCCTCGCCACATCAAGAAGCTGGAGCAGAACATCTGGTCCTGGTCGCTGGAGTCGAGGGACGTGAAAAGCGGGCCGAGCAGGCCGCGGGGGCTGGTCACCAAGGACACGCGGCTCGTCGACCACCCCGCCGTCAGGTCGCTGACGCTCGCCATGCACCAGGCCCTCATCATCTACTTTTACCGGCGCGTCCACAACCTGAGCGCCATGGTCATGCAGGACTCGGTGCGCAAGACGCTCGACTTCATCCAGCCGTGCCTCAGGGAGACGGCGGACGACCACGACTTCGCGACGAGCATCGGGTGGGcgggcttcgtcgccgcgTGCGAGGCCATGGCCCCCGACCTGCAGGAGAGGGGGCGCAGGGTTCTCGAAGCGATCGACAACAAGGGCGTCATCTTCGGGACCGACAAGCCCAGCACGCTGGCTCAGAGCGTCTGGGATAGGAGGAGGGAGACTGGGGACTGGACCCTGAGCTGGCCAGATCTGATGCCCACCGTGGCGAGATAA
- a CDS encoding Putative aldolase-type TIM barrel, schiff base-forming aldolase — MAPSELKGVLVALITPFTPDQKSIDTAALDAHIQRLIAAGVHGLVPGGSTGEFTTLSPEERKLLVEQTVKSAAGRVPVVAGIGDLSTARAVEHAVHAASVGASALMVVPPFYDAPNLTQLRELLGEIHDESGLPIVYYNIPSASGVSLSPAEIAGLSEVGVTHLKDTSGNAPALTELLFSAASTSRVTTFNGWDTLTFYGLAAGAKGSVWGATNIIPELSAELWTAVAEEGDLRKGRELWTKIFPICKFLESHNYASAVKTGMELRGWETGGLRKPFGLLEGEPRKVFARLLKDAGVDVVA, encoded by the coding sequence ATGGCGCCCAGCGAGCTCAAGGGCGTgctcgtcgccctcatcaCCCCTTTCACTCCTGACCAAAAGTCCATCGACACTGCCGCTCTCGACGCCCACATCCAGCGCCTCATAGCAGCGGGCGtccacggcctcgtccccggcggcagcaccggCGAGTTCACAACCCTCAGCCCGGAAGAGCGcaagctcctcgtcgagcagacCGTAAAGTCTGCCGCGGGCCGCGTGCCCGTCGTCGCGGGCATTGGTGACCTCTCCACCGCCCGCGCCGTAGAACACGCTGTCCACGCCGCCTCTGTCGGGGCCAGCGCCCTGATGGTCGTGCCCCCGTTCTACGACGCCCCCAACCTGACCCAGCTCCGCGAGCTGCTCGGGGAGATCCACGACGAGTCCGGGCTGCCCATCGTGTACTACAACATCCCCTCCGCGAGCGGCGTCAGCCTCTCCCCCGCCGAGATCGCGGGGCTGTCCGAGGTGGGCGTGACGCATCTGAAGGACACGTCGGGCAACGCGCCCGCGTTGACGGAGCTGCTCTTCAGCGCGGCGAGCACGTCGCGCGTCACGACCTTCAACGGCTGGGACACCCTGACGTTCtacggcctggccgccgggGCCAAGGGCTCCGTGTGGGGGGCGACCAACATCATCCCGGAACTATCCGCGGAGCTGTGGACCgcggtggccgaggagggggATTTGCGAAAGGGCAGGGAGCTGTGGACCAAGATCTTCCCCATCTGCAAGTTTCTCGAGTCTCACAACtacgcctcggccgtcaagACGGGAATGGAGCTGCGGGGGTGGGAGACCGGGGGCCTGCGCAAGCCTTTTGGGCTGCTGGAGGGCGAGCCGCGGAAGGTGTTTGCGAGACTGTTGAAGGATGCGGGAGTTGATGTTGTGGCATAA
- a CDS encoding Putative FMN-dependent dehydrogenase, FMN-dependent alpha-hydroxy acid dehydrogenase, active: MANRGATWDPKVHTIRDLMELGSKKLPKMYRDYYNEGAMDLVSLRDNEEAYNRYKIMPRILVNVDNIDMSTTIFGTKVSFPLGFSPAAMHRMAHPDGELATSRAAAKLKICMALSSYATESMENVAAQGAGNPYVMQLCVLRDRETTLQILRRAEASGYKAIFLSVDTPLLGRRLNEYRNNFCLPDGVGWPNLLSDGKSELSGETNDGHLTSQHDFDPSLDWDSAIPWLKQHTKLQLWLKGVYTPDDVALAIRHGLDGVIISNHGGRQLDGVPATLDVLRLCAPIAAGKIPIAVDGGIRRGTDIFKALALGASHCFVGRIPIWGLAYNGQEGVELALKILQYEFKITMALAGCRTIKDISRGHVAYLNDNGVLAKL; this comes from the exons ATGGCGAACCGCGGCGCAACATGGGACCCCAAGGTCCATACCATCCGCGACTTGATGGAACTAGGAAGCAAGAAGCTTCCGAAAATGTACAGAGACTACTACAACGAAGGCGCCATGGATCTTGTTTC ACTACGCGACAATGAGGAAGCGTACAACCGGTACAAGATCATGCCACGGATTCTTGTGAACGTGGATAATATTGACATGTCAACCACAATTTTTGGGACCAAG GTGTCCTTTCCCCTTGGGTTTAGCCCTGCGGCAATGCACAGGATGGCGCATcccgacggcgagctggcaACATCCCGTGCAGCTGCGAAGCTGAAAATTTGCATGGCGTTATCATCCTACGCGACGGAGTCCATGGAGAACGTAGCAGCGCAAGGAGCCGGCAACCCGTACGTGATGCAGTTATGCGTGCTCAGGGATCGCGAGACAACGCTACAGATTCTACGAAGAGCAGAGG CATCCGGATACAAGGCCATCTTCCTCTCGGTTGACACCCCCCTGCTGGGTCGTCGATTGAACGAGTACAGGAACAACTTCTGTCTCCCTGACGGCGTCGGGTGGCCGAACCTGTTGTCCGATGGGAAGAGCGAGCTGAGTGGCGAGACGAACGACGGTCATCTTACCAGCCAGCATGACTTTG ACCCGTCTCTGGACTGGGACTCGGCGATTCCTTGGCTCAAGCAGCACACAAAGCTTCAGCTGTGGCTCAAAGGCG TGTACACTCCCGACGACGTTGCTCTCGCAATCCGACACGGCCTCGATGGTGTCATAATCTCGAACCACGGCGGCAGACAACTGGACGGCGTGCCCGCAACACTCGACGTCTTGCGACTCTGTGCACCAATCGCCGCCGGAAAGAtccccatcgccgtcgacggcggcatccggCGCGGCACCGACATCTTCAAAGCGCTTGCCCTCGGCGCATCACACTGCTTTGTGGGAAGGATCCCCATCTGGGGACTGGCG TACAATGGGCAGGAAGGTGTCGAGCTCGCTCTCAAGATTCTTCAATACGAATTCAAGATCACCATGGCACTTGCAGG ATGCCGGACCATTAAAGATATCTCCAGGGGGCATGTGGCATATCTGAATGACAATGGCGTGTTGGCGAAGCTCTGA